The Spirosoma sp. SC4-14 DNA window CAAGTACTACGCCAACCATGATAAGCAGTGAAGTTCCGCCAAAGAATTGAGCAAAGCCGCTGGTCATGCCCAGCAGATTAGCAATGGCAGGCAAAATAGCAACAATAGCCAACATTACGGCACCTGGCAATGTAATCCGGTCCAGCACTGTACCAATATATTCGGAAGTCTGGATACCTGGTTTCACGCCTGGAATAAAGCCACCACTACGCTTCATATCATCAGCAATTTGGGTTGGGTTAACCGAAATTGCGGTGTAGAAGAATGTGAAGATAATAATCAGCAAGGCAAACAGAACATTATATTGCCAGGTCGTATAGCTTTGGAAAGCATTTTGGATACCTGCAGCAAAATCACTTTTTTCTGCAAACAGACCCGATACGTACCCAGGAATAAACATCAATGCCTGAGCAAAAATGATTGGCATTACACCGGCAGCATTTAGCTTTAAGGGTAAATACTGACGCTGACCGCCAACAACTTTATTGCCAATAACCTGTTTTGCATATTGAATGGGAATACGGCGAACAGCCTGCGTAAGTACTACAGCACCCATTACAACAAAGTACAGGGCCACCAATTCAAGTACAAAAAGCAGAATTCCACCTGATCCGCGCGACTGAGATTCACCAATGATGGCACCCGGAAGGCGGGATACAATCCCAATCATGATAATCATCGAAATCCCATTACCAATCCCTTTATCAGTAATACGCTCACCCAGCCACATACAGAAAATAGTGCCTGATGTCAGAATAAAGACTGATGAGATCGTAAACAGACTACGACTAATTAACAGAGCATCGGCAGGGATGGTCGTATTTACGTACGTAATAGCCTGCACAGTCGTTACACCGATTGTAAGTACCCGTGTAATCTGATTCAACCGTTTCCGACCCGATTCTCCTTCCTTCTGCATTTTCTGGAAGTAAGGCAAAGCCAGGGTAAGTAGCTGAATAGCAATCGATGCCGAGATATACGGCATGATGCCCAATGCAAAAATTGACGCTTTACTGAACGCACCACCCAAAAAAGTGTCTAACAGACCAAGTAAACCCTGAGGGTTCAGATTTAGTTTGTTAGGATCAACGCCCGGTAGCACAATTGCGGAACCGAGACGAAACGCCGTAATAAACAATAACGTGTTGAGGATTCGGCTCCGCAACTCGTCGATTGCAAAAATATTCTTAAACGTGGTGATCAGTCGGTTCATAAACGTAGGCGGCTAACGCCGTGCTCACAACTTAGTTCGCGGCTTCCTCTTGCGCTGGTTTAGCGGGTACAACTGCTTTTCCGCCTGCTTTTTCGATGGCTTCTTTAGCACTTACCGAGAAAGCATGTGCGTGAATTTCTACAGCCGATGTCAGTTCGCCACGGCTCAGAATTTTCACAAGATCTTTTTTGCCAACCAATCCATGCTGAAGCAGGAAATCAATGTCGACAACAGTAGCTTTTGTTAAATCAACCAATGCCTGAATCGAATCAAGATTCAGAGGCTTATATTCGACCCGGTTGATATTTTTAAAGCCAAATTTTGGCACACGACGCTGAAG harbors:
- the secY gene encoding preprotein translocase subunit SecY, whose product is MNRLITTFKNIFAIDELRSRILNTLLFITAFRLGSAIVLPGVDPNKLNLNPQGLLGLLDTFLGGAFSKASIFALGIMPYISASIAIQLLTLALPYFQKMQKEGESGRKRLNQITRVLTIGVTTVQAITYVNTTIPADALLISRSLFTISSVFILTSGTIFCMWLGERITDKGIGNGISMIIMIGIVSRLPGAIIGESQSRGSGGILLFVLELVALYFVVMGAVVLTQAVRRIPIQYAKQVIGNKVVGGQRQYLPLKLNAAGVMPIIFAQALMFIPGYVSGLFAEKSDFAAGIQNAFQSYTTWQYNVLFALLIIIFTFFYTAISVNPTQIADDMKRSGGFIPGVKPGIQTSEYIGTVLDRITLPGAVMLAIVAILPAIANLLGMTSGFAQFFGGTSLLIMVGVVLDTLQQVESYLLMRRYEGLMKSGRVQGRTNETVAA
- the rplO gene encoding 50S ribosomal protein L15, with the translated sequence MNLSNLKPAKGSVRERKRVGRGQGSGMGGTSTRGHKGAQSRSGYSRKTHFEGGQMPLQRRVPKFGFKNINRVEYKPLNLDSIQALVDLTKATVVDIDFLLQHGLVGKKDLVKILSRGELTSAVEIHAHAFSVSAKEAIEKAGGKAVVPAKPAQEEAAN